From Brachionichthys hirsutus isolate HB-005 chromosome 2, CSIRO-AGI_Bhir_v1, whole genome shotgun sequence, one genomic window encodes:
- the LOC137904253 gene encoding rhodopsin has product MNGTEGPYFYIPMLNTTGIVRSPYEYPQYYLVNPAAFAALGSYMFLLILIGFPVNFLTLYVTMEHKKLRTPLNYILLNLAVANLFMVFGGFTTTMYTSMHGYFVLGRLGCNLEGYFATLGGEISLWSLVVLAIERWVVVCKPISNFRFGENHAIMGLAFTWTMANACAVPPLVGWSRYIPEGMQCSCGVDYYTRAEGFNNESFVVYMFVCHFLTPLIIVFFCYGRLLCAVKEAAAAQQESETTQRAEREVSRMVVLMVVGFLVCWLPYASVAWWIFTHQGSEFGPVFMTIPAFFAKSSAIYNPMIYICMNKQFRHCMITTLCCGKNPFEEEEGASTASKTEASSVSSSSVSPA; this is encoded by the coding sequence ATGAACGGCACGGAGGGACCATATTTCTATATCCCTATGTTAAATACCACCGGCATTGTCCGGAGTCCTTACGAATACCCTCAGTACTACCTTGTCAACCCAGCAGCTTTTGCTGCTCTGGGCTCCTACATGTTCCTGCTCATCCTCATCGGCTTCCCTGTAAACTTCCTCACTCTGTATGTCACCATGGAGCACAAGAAGCTGCGGACCCCTCTAAACTACATCCTGCTGAACCTTGCTGTGGCCAACCTCTTCATGGTGTTCGGAGGATTCACCACAACGATGTACACCTCTATGCATGGATACTTTGTCCTGGGACGCCTTGGCTGCAATCTTGAAGGATACTTTGCTACCCTCGGCGGTGAGATCTCCCTCTGGTCACTGGTTGTTCTGGCTATTGAAAGGTGGGTGGTTGTCTGCAAGCCCATCAGCAACTTCCGTTTTGGGGAGAATCACGCAATCATGGGTTTGGCCTTCACCTGGACAATGGCCAACGCTTGTGCTGTGCCCCCTCTTGTTGGCTGGTCTCGTTACATCCCTGAGGGCATGCAGTGCTCATGTGGAGTCGATTACTACACACGCGCAGAGGGCTTCAACAACGAGTCCTTCGTCGTCTACATGTTCGTCTGCCATTTCCTCACTCCACTGATTATTGTGTTCTTCTGCTATGGACGTCTGCTCTGCGCCGTAAAGGAGGCCGCTGCTGCACAGCAGGAGTCCGAGACCACCCAGAGGGCTGAGAGGGAAGTGAGCCGCATGGTCGTTCTCATGGTCGTCGGCTTCTTGGTATGTTGGTTACCTTATGCAAGTGTGGCCTGGTGGATCTTCACACATCAAGGCTCTGAATTCGGACCAGTCTTTATGACCATCCCAGCCTTCTTTGCCAAGAGCTCTGCAATTTACAACCCAATGATCTACATCTGCATGAATAAGCAGTTCCGCCACTGCATGATCACCACCCTATGCTGCGGGAAGAATCCCttcgaggaggaagagggagcaTCCACTGCCTCCAAAACCGAggcctcctccgtctcctccagctctgtgtCTCCTGCATAA